A genomic stretch from Hymenobacter psoromatis includes:
- a CDS encoding ketopantoate reductase, which translates to MKILMFGRGVIAVLYGWALEKAGHSVEFYVRPGRAATYGPAVPLKLLDARAQIQGVPVETQWTTRLREDLPADHDYDLLIVSVQHYRFAEVAAFLGSRVGNATVLVFNNLWTDPQAAAAPLPAGQVAWGFPQAGGFAAGGGITGALFGKVLFGTFGTDPTAREVAVRDLFRQSGFNVEEHRDWRGWLWTHFAVNAGLHAQGFVDHSPARVIQSVARLRQAILQVRELLPVLQARGVDLKAHAADFAIYRLPPWLGSRAFRLLFQLMRPLRVMVDSYANNEEAARCCADVLAEARRLGVPVPRLAAAEPLFAPLLAPG; encoded by the coding sequence ATGAAAATTCTGATGTTTGGACGCGGCGTTATCGCCGTTCTCTATGGCTGGGCTTTGGAAAAGGCGGGCCACTCGGTGGAATTCTATGTCCGGCCGGGGCGGGCCGCCACCTATGGCCCAGCGGTGCCGCTGAAGCTGCTCGATGCCCGCGCGCAAATTCAGGGCGTGCCGGTCGAAACGCAGTGGACCACGCGCCTGCGGGAAGACCTGCCCGCCGACCACGACTACGACCTGCTCATCGTCAGCGTGCAGCACTACCGCTTCGCGGAAGTAGCGGCCTTCCTGGGATCCCGCGTCGGCAACGCTACGGTGTTGGTATTCAATAATTTGTGGACTGACCCGCAGGCCGCCGCCGCGCCCTTGCCCGCCGGCCAGGTGGCCTGGGGCTTTCCGCAGGCCGGCGGGTTTGCGGCCGGCGGGGGCATCACCGGGGCCTTGTTTGGCAAAGTGCTGTTCGGCACGTTCGGCACCGACCCCACGGCGCGGGAAGTAGCGGTGCGCGACCTGTTTCGGCAGAGCGGGTTCAACGTGGAGGAGCACCGCGACTGGCGGGGCTGGCTCTGGACCCACTTCGCCGTGAACGCCGGGCTGCACGCGCAGGGGTTCGTGGACCACTCCCCGGCGCGGGTGATACAGTCGGTGGCCCGGCTGCGGCAGGCTATTCTGCAAGTGCGCGAATTGCTGCCCGTGCTCCAGGCCCGCGGGGTGGACCTGAAGGCCCACGCGGCCGACTTCGCCATTTACCGGCTGCCGCCCTGGCTGGGTAGCCGGGCGTTTCGGCTGCTATTCCAGCTCATGCGGCCCCTGCGCGTCATGGTGGACAGCTACGCGAACAACGAGGAGGCCGCCCGCTGCTGCGCCGATGTGCTGGCCGAAGCCCGGCGGCTCGGGGTGCCCGTGCCCCGGCTGGCGGCGGCCGAACCCCTTTTCGCCCCCCTGCTGGCTCCGGGCTAG
- a CDS encoding TetR family transcriptional regulator — protein MGIADRKERDRIERRRAILAAAQRLFSEQGFEKVSMRNIAEAIEYSPATIYLYFKDKNELLFTLQNQAFEQLAQAFEPVADFEHPAERLQALGRCYLQFAFQHPELYELMFVMAGPMETVLACSDTGQWASGRAAFDRVVQVVQQGIDAGVFRPADAETAALMVWAQVHGLATLLLSRRLLIFAEDRRDAIIEEALVLFNQVLHSGL, from the coding sequence GTGGGCATTGCCGACCGCAAAGAGCGGGACCGAATCGAACGCCGCCGGGCCATCTTGGCGGCGGCGCAGCGCCTGTTCAGCGAGCAGGGCTTCGAGAAGGTGAGTATGCGCAATATTGCCGAGGCCATCGAGTATAGTCCCGCCACTATTTATCTCTACTTCAAGGATAAGAACGAGTTGCTGTTTACGCTGCAAAACCAGGCGTTTGAGCAGCTGGCGCAGGCTTTCGAGCCGGTTGCGGACTTTGAACACCCCGCCGAGCGGCTCCAGGCCCTGGGCCGCTGCTACTTGCAGTTCGCCTTCCAGCACCCGGAGCTGTACGAGCTGATGTTCGTGATGGCCGGCCCGATGGAAACGGTCCTCGCGTGCAGCGATACCGGGCAGTGGGCGAGCGGCCGGGCGGCCTTCGACCGGGTGGTGCAGGTAGTGCAGCAGGGCATTGATGCCGGCGTGTTTCGCCCGGCCGATGCCGAAACCGCCGCCCTTATGGTCTGGGCGCAGGTTCACGGCCTGGCTACGCTGCTGCTGAGCCGGCGCTTGCTCATCTTCGCCGAGGACCGCCGGGACGCGATTATCGAGGAGGCGCTGGTGCTTTTCAACCAAGTGCTGCATTCAGGTTTGTGA
- a CDS encoding AraC family transcriptional regulator encodes MRTPTPDFKRLTTVTDYTRFYGLPAPAHPLLTVVNLAQLPLPAALAATTPVVQGLYSVSLKRNLRNASLRYGRQLYDFSEGTMSFLAPGQGCWVEEPPAAVAPADLSAYVAALRAELSGWLLVFHPDLLRKYPLAQKIAGYGFFTYQVHEALHLSAQEEDLLEGLLRGIRGEYERPIDAFSQEVIVTQLDVLLTYANRFYHRQFLTRRAAEPDQISRFEALLSAHFAAETAQPLPTVQHFADALSISAAYLSDLLRTCTGQTAQQHLHRVLIEKAKQLLLNTSLSVNETAFQLGFDYPQYFSRLFKRKTGATPVAFRRAGHSPKRS; translated from the coding sequence ATGCGTACCCCTACCCCCGACTTTAAGCGGCTGACCACCGTCACCGACTATACCCGGTTTTACGGCCTGCCCGCGCCAGCGCATCCCCTGCTCACGGTGGTGAACCTGGCGCAGCTGCCCCTGCCGGCGGCGCTGGCCGCCACCACGCCGGTGGTGCAGGGCCTATACTCCGTGTCGCTCAAGCGCAACCTGCGCAATGCTTCGCTCCGCTACGGGCGGCAGCTCTACGATTTCAGCGAAGGAACGATGAGCTTTCTGGCTCCCGGCCAGGGGTGCTGGGTGGAAGAGCCGCCGGCGGCCGTGGCCCCCGCCGACCTGAGCGCCTACGTGGCGGCCCTGCGGGCGGAGCTGAGCGGCTGGCTGCTGGTCTTTCACCCCGACCTGCTGCGCAAATATCCGCTGGCCCAAAAAATAGCGGGCTACGGATTTTTCACCTACCAGGTCCACGAGGCCCTGCACCTGTCGGCGCAGGAGGAGGACTTGCTGGAAGGGCTGCTCCGGGGCATTCGCGGCGAGTACGAGCGGCCCATTGATGCTTTTAGCCAGGAGGTTATCGTGACGCAGCTCGACGTGCTGCTCACCTACGCCAACCGCTTCTACCACCGCCAGTTTCTGACCCGGCGCGCCGCCGAGCCTGACCAAATCAGCCGCTTCGAGGCCCTGCTGAGCGCCCACTTCGCCGCCGAAACGGCCCAGCCGCTGCCCACCGTGCAGCACTTTGCCGACGCGCTGAGCATCTCGGCGGCTTACCTGAGCGACCTGCTGCGCACCTGCACGGGCCAAACGGCCCAGCAGCACCTGCACCGGGTGCTGATTGAAAAAGCGAAACAGCTGCTGCTGAACACGTCGCTATCGGTCAACGAAACGGCCTTTCAACTGGGCTTCGACTACCCGCAGTACTTCAGCCGGCTCTTCAAGCGCAAAACCGGCGCTACCCCGGTCGCCTTCCGGCGGGCGGGGCACTCCCCTAAGCGCTCCTAA